The Candidatus Eisenbacteria bacterium genome has a segment encoding these proteins:
- a CDS encoding nucleoside recognition domain-containing protein: MTLRAAAPILRAMLNWIWAAFFLIAFAVAVWQAAVGGKPEVMQAVVAALFDSSKTAFEIALGLTGVMTLWLGLMKIAEKAGITEMIAAAVGPLFRRLFPGIPQGHPASGAIVMNRSANMLGLDNAATPLGLKAMKELQSLNPEPERATNDMVLFMVMNASSVTLVPISIMTFRAQLGAANPADVFVPILIATYIADISGLLLVASIQKLNLFNGVVLAWLGALTLAVGGLVWYFAQLPHDAVAVQSAILANAILIGLIASFLIMGAWRKLPMYETFIDGAKEGFTVAVGIIPYLVAILVAVGCLRASGVLEAFLGAIKTGAANLSWDTRWVDAMPTALIKPLSGGGARGMMVETMKTLGADSFAGRLSCVIQGSTETTFYVLAVYFGSVGVKKTRHALPCALASEVFGVLAAIGVTYLFFGAVR, translated from the coding sequence TTGACCCTTCGCGCAGCGGCTCCCATCCTGCGCGCCATGCTCAACTGGATTTGGGCTGCGTTCTTCCTCATCGCGTTTGCGGTCGCGGTGTGGCAGGCCGCGGTGGGCGGGAAGCCCGAGGTGATGCAGGCGGTCGTGGCGGCGCTCTTCGACTCGTCCAAGACCGCCTTCGAGATTGCCCTCGGATTGACCGGCGTGATGACCCTGTGGCTCGGGCTCATGAAGATCGCCGAGAAGGCCGGCATCACCGAGATGATCGCGGCCGCGGTGGGCCCGCTCTTCCGCCGCCTGTTCCCCGGCATCCCCCAAGGACATCCCGCGAGCGGCGCGATCGTGATGAACCGGTCCGCCAACATGCTTGGGCTCGACAACGCCGCCACACCGCTCGGCCTCAAGGCGATGAAGGAGCTGCAGAGCCTCAACCCCGAGCCCGAGCGCGCCACCAACGACATGGTCCTGTTCATGGTGATGAACGCGTCGTCGGTCACGCTCGTTCCGATATCGATCATGACCTTTCGCGCGCAGCTCGGCGCCGCGAATCCTGCCGACGTGTTCGTCCCGATCCTCATCGCCACGTACATTGCCGACATCTCCGGCCTCTTGCTCGTGGCTTCGATCCAGAAGCTGAACCTCTTCAACGGTGTGGTGCTCGCCTGGCTCGGAGCGCTCACGCTCGCGGTGGGCGGCCTCGTCTGGTACTTCGCGCAGCTCCCGCACGATGCCGTGGCGGTGCAGTCGGCCATCCTCGCCAACGCCATCCTCATCGGGCTCATCGCCTCGTTCCTGATCATGGGTGCGTGGCGCAAGCTGCCGATGTACGAGACGTTCATCGATGGCGCCAAGGAAGGCTTCACCGTCGCGGTCGGCATCATCCCTTACCTGGTCGCCATCCTCGTCGCCGTCGGTTGCCTGCGTGCGAGCGGCGTCCTCGAGGCCTTCCTGGGCGCCATCAAGACCGGCGCCGCCAATCTGAGCTGGGATACGCGCTGGGTGGACGCCATGCCCACCGCGCTCATCAAGCCGCTGTCCGGCGGCGGGGCGCGCGGCATGATGGTGGAGACGATGAAGACCCTGGGCGCGGACTCATTCGCCGGACGTCTCTCCTGCGTGATCCAGGGGAGCACCGAGACGACGTTCTACGTGCTGGCGGTGTACTTCGGCTCGGTGGGGGTGAAGAAGACCCGGCACGCGCTGCCCTGCGCGCTGGCCTCCGAGGTCTTCGGCGTGCTGGCGGCGATCGGGGTCACCTACCTGTTCTTCGGCGCGGTTCGCTGA